The following proteins come from a genomic window of Nicotiana tomentosiformis chromosome 12, ASM39032v3, whole genome shotgun sequence:
- the LOC138902805 gene encoding uncharacterized protein, translating into MRDAIQLLTRLVAAQSRCQEVCIGHVDKAISAMVRDIINLDPPVFTEADPNEDPQVFIDRMQRTLRVMKATVTESVVLASYRLQEAAVNWYESWELSRGGDAPKAVWHEFTEVFLHHYLPPELRRARVDRFLTLQQGNMSVREYNLQFDWLARYAPTIVAKMEDRVHRFVMGLELHLLNDCMSVSLQPCTDICHIQAYAQGVEERK; encoded by the coding sequence atgagagatgctattcagctattgactcgattagtagctGCACAATCTCGGTGTCAGGAAGTATGTATTGGTCATGTAGATAAGGCCATCAGTGCGATGGTTCGTGAtatcattaatttggaccctccggtattcactgaagcagatccaaatgaggaccctcaggtatttatcgataggatgcagaggactttgagggtaatgaaggccactgtgaCTGAGTCAGTGgtgctagcttcctatagacttcaggaagctgcagttaattggtacgagtcttgggagttgtccagaggtgggGATGCCCCTAAAGCGGTATGGCATGAGTTTACAGAGGtttttcttcatcattatctgccaccagagcttagacgggccagagttgataggttcttgactcTTCAgcaaggtaatatgagtgttcgggagtacaaccttcagtttgattggttggctaggtatgctcccactattgtagctaagatggaggatcgggttcaccggttcgtgatggggttggagctgCACCTACTTAACGATTGTATGTCAGTCTCACTTCAGCCATGCACGGATATTTGtcatattcaggcatacgctcagggtgtagaggagcgtaaatAG